A genomic region of Rhizobium sp. NXC24 contains the following coding sequences:
- a CDS encoding amino acid ABC transporter: protein MPMVTVSISPLQAAGIRAAVDTGTYASSSEVVREALRMWDAARKRGEICDVPHAANDPDSVAKSSRCVADMFADYEAERRRHN from the coding sequence ATGCCGATGGTAACGGTTTCCATCTCTCCGCTTCAGGCTGCCGGCATCCGCGCGGCTGTTGACACCGGAACGTATGCTTCGAGTAGCGAGGTCGTGCGCGAGGCTCTGCGCATGTGGGATGCGGCGCGCAAGCGTGGCGAGATCTGCGATGTGCCCCACGCAGCCAATGATCCCGATAGCGTCGCGAAGAGCAGCCGCTGCGTTGCCGACATGTTCGCTGATTACGAGGCGGAACGACGCCGGCATAACTGA
- the betI gene encoding transcriptional regulator BetI, whose translation MPKVGMEPVRRKALVDAAMRVIGDHGSLTVTMSEIAKQAGVSPALAHHYFGSKEQLLIETVRSHLQRLRDSVVTALSSAKTPRDKLSAIIRVSFQADQFAPETIAAWLAFYAEAQRSEETRRFLVIYARRLRSNLLANLKALCSGEDAERIAEGAAAMIDGLYIRQSLRSAPISIEASIALTEDYINALLAPLSQKAALQKDR comes from the coding sequence ATGCCGAAAGTCGGGATGGAACCGGTGCGCCGCAAGGCGCTTGTGGATGCGGCGATGCGCGTGATCGGCGATCACGGCTCGCTGACCGTCACCATGTCCGAAATCGCCAAGCAGGCAGGAGTATCTCCCGCCCTCGCCCATCACTATTTCGGCAGCAAAGAACAGCTTTTGATCGAGACCGTCAGGAGTCACTTACAGCGCCTGCGCGACAGCGTGGTGACAGCGCTGAGCTCGGCAAAGACGCCCCGAGACAAACTGTCCGCCATCATCCGCGTCAGTTTCCAGGCCGATCAATTCGCGCCGGAGACGATTGCCGCCTGGCTCGCCTTCTATGCCGAGGCTCAGCGTTCCGAGGAGACGCGCCGCTTCCTCGTCATCTACGCAAGGCGGCTGCGCTCCAACCTGCTTGCCAACCTCAAGGCGCTGTGTTCGGGCGAAGACGCAGAACGCATCGCCGAGGGCGCTGCTGCGATGATCGATGGTCTCTATATCCGTCAAAGTCTGAGATCGGCGCCGATCAGCATCGAAGCGTCGATTGCGCTTACCGAAGATTACATCAACGCTCTGCTTGCGCCGCTTTCCCAAAAGGCCGCCCTTCAAAAGGACCGATAA
- the betB gene encoding betaine-aldehyde dehydrogenase — MTLKAQPKASHFIDGEYVEDTDGTAIESIYPATGEVIARLHAATPAIVEKAIASAKRAQPEWAAMSPTARGRILKRAAEIMRERNRELSELETLDTGKPIQETIVADPTSGADSFEFFGGVAAAGLNGSYIPLGGDFAYTKRVPLGVCVGIGAWNYPQQIACWKGAPALVAGNAMVFKPSENTPLGALKIAEILIEAGLPKGLYNVIQGDRETGPLLINHPDVAKVSLTGSVPTGRKVAASAAGSLKHVTMELGGKSPLIVFDDADLDSAIGGAMLGNFYSTGQVCSNGTRVFVSRKIKSEFLKRLKARTEAMVIGDPMDEATQIGPMVSWAQREKVLSYIEKGKAEGATLVAGGGIPNNVAGEGYYVQPTVFADVTDDMTIAREEIFGPVMCVLDFDDEAEVIARANATEFGLSGGVFTADLTRAHRIVDQLEAGTLWINTYNLAPVEIPFGGSKQSGFGRENSLAALEHYSELKTVYVGMGPVQAPY, encoded by the coding sequence ATGACCCTCAAAGCCCAGCCGAAAGCCTCGCATTTCATCGATGGGGAATATGTCGAGGACACCGACGGCACCGCCATTGAAAGCATCTATCCCGCGACCGGTGAAGTTATTGCCCGGCTACATGCGGCAACTCCCGCCATCGTCGAAAAAGCGATCGCCAGCGCCAAACGCGCGCAGCCGGAATGGGCGGCGATGAGCCCGACGGCGCGTGGTCGCATCCTGAAACGCGCCGCCGAGATCATGCGCGAGCGCAACCGCGAGCTTTCCGAACTGGAAACGCTCGACACCGGCAAGCCGATCCAGGAGACGATCGTCGCGGACCCGACCTCGGGCGCCGACAGTTTCGAATTCTTCGGCGGCGTGGCCGCTGCCGGCCTCAACGGTTCCTACATCCCGCTCGGCGGCGATTTCGCCTATACCAAGCGTGTGCCGCTCGGCGTCTGCGTCGGCATCGGCGCCTGGAACTATCCGCAGCAGATCGCCTGCTGGAAGGGCGCGCCGGCGCTGGTCGCCGGCAACGCCATGGTGTTCAAGCCCTCCGAAAACACGCCGCTCGGCGCGCTGAAGATTGCCGAGATCCTGATTGAGGCCGGCCTGCCGAAGGGGCTCTATAACGTTATCCAGGGCGACCGCGAAACCGGGCCTCTACTGATCAACCATCCCGACGTTGCCAAGGTGTCGCTGACAGGCTCCGTGCCGACCGGCCGCAAGGTCGCCGCATCGGCTGCGGGAAGCCTGAAGCACGTCACCATGGAGCTCGGTGGCAAGTCGCCTCTGATCGTCTTTGACGACGCCGATCTCGACAGCGCCATCGGCGGGGCCATGCTCGGCAATTTCTATTCGACCGGCCAGGTCTGCTCGAACGGCACGCGCGTCTTCGTCAGCCGGAAGATCAAGTCCGAATTCCTGAAGCGCCTGAAGGCCCGCACCGAGGCCATGGTGATCGGCGACCCCATGGACGAGGCAACGCAAATCGGCCCGATGGTGTCCTGGGCGCAGCGCGAGAAGGTGCTGTCCTATATCGAGAAGGGCAAGGCGGAAGGCGCGACGCTGGTCGCCGGCGGCGGCATTCCCAACAATGTCGCCGGCGAAGGCTATTACGTACAGCCGACCGTTTTCGCAGATGTCACCGACGACATGACGATCGCCCGCGAAGAGATTTTCGGCCCGGTGATGTGCGTGCTGGATTTCGATGACGAGGCAGAGGTGATCGCTCGCGCCAACGCCACCGAATTCGGCCTTTCCGGCGGCGTCTTTACCGCCGATCTCACTCGCGCGCACCGCATCGTCGACCAGCTCGAAGCCGGCACGCTATGGATCAACACCTACAACCTTGCCCCGGTGGAAATCCCCTTCGGCGGCTCCAAGCAATCCGGCTTCGGCCGCGAAAACTCGCTGGCGGCGCTGGAGCATTATTCCGAGCTGAAGACGGTCTATGTCGGCATGGGGCCGGTGCAGGCGCCTTATTAA
- a CDS encoding EAL domain-containing protein has translation MSLTAAIEPGALRRYASDQIVTLAKLVIENAFQPIVETGTGAVFGYESLMRGQERIGFDSPIEILDEAERTGQLLGLEQMVTSRALAKFATLANARTATLFLNLDVRLIPQGEMLVDGLLQHMKKAGIAPSSVCFEFSERFDNTSVPEFCDLVAKMRDAGFKLAIDDFGVGHGEMKLLSDYPVDYLKIDRHFVANIDRNARKRHILRNLVHIAHVLGTRVIAEGIETEAEFLVCREFGVDLVQGWFIARPTTLINELKPSFPHLQDLGKMVRNSQSLDEILIRKQIEVLPTIRENDSIDSVFELFRRNPRRAYFPVVNANGEPRGIIHEYRLKEYIYQPFGRDLLKNKVYERSISHFVEMAPIVGLDSDADTLMTIFANMESSNCLIVTEGTHYAGIVSAASLIKVINEKQLKIAQDQNPLTGLPGNRAIHNFMQNAGRDGDEIRHFCYCDFDNFKPFNDAYGFHLGDHAISLFAALMRRYFFAERHFLGHVGGDDFFIGVTGWNVDELREVLDRLLTDFHADVLEFYSAEDRAAGRIRGHDRSGAEALFPLMRCSIGILALPEGLVIDDISRVSTSIAGIKAKAKEDKIGVAYLSLGETN, from the coding sequence ATGTCCCTGACTGCCGCCATCGAGCCGGGTGCATTGCGCCGGTATGCTAGTGACCAGATTGTTACGCTCGCCAAGCTCGTTATCGAAAATGCTTTCCAGCCGATCGTCGAGACAGGCACAGGCGCGGTTTTCGGCTATGAATCCTTGATGCGCGGGCAGGAGCGCATCGGCTTCGACAGCCCGATCGAAATCCTTGACGAGGCCGAGCGCACCGGCCAGCTCCTGGGCCTGGAACAGATGGTGACGAGCCGGGCACTGGCGAAATTTGCGACCCTTGCCAATGCCAGAACCGCAACCCTCTTCCTCAATCTCGATGTCCGGCTGATCCCGCAGGGCGAAATGCTGGTCGACGGTTTGCTGCAGCACATGAAGAAGGCCGGCATCGCGCCGTCCTCTGTCTGCTTCGAATTCTCCGAGCGCTTCGACAATACCAGCGTGCCGGAATTTTGCGATCTGGTCGCCAAAATGCGCGACGCCGGCTTCAAGCTTGCGATCGACGATTTCGGGGTCGGTCACGGCGAGATGAAGCTGTTATCGGACTATCCCGTCGACTATCTCAAGATCGATCGGCACTTCGTCGCCAATATCGATCGCAACGCCCGCAAGCGTCACATTCTCAGAAACCTCGTCCATATCGCACATGTCCTTGGCACGCGCGTCATCGCCGAAGGCATCGAGACCGAAGCGGAGTTCCTGGTTTGCCGCGAATTCGGTGTCGATCTCGTCCAGGGCTGGTTCATTGCCCGGCCGACGACGCTGATCAACGAGCTGAAACCCAGCTTCCCGCATCTACAGGATCTCGGCAAAATGGTCCGCAACAGCCAATCGCTGGACGAAATTCTCATCCGCAAACAGATCGAAGTGTTGCCGACCATCCGCGAGAATGACAGCATCGACAGCGTTTTCGAACTCTTCCGCCGAAATCCACGGCGAGCCTATTTTCCGGTCGTCAATGCCAACGGCGAGCCGCGCGGCATCATTCACGAATACCGGCTCAAGGAATATATCTATCAGCCCTTCGGCCGCGACCTGCTGAAGAACAAAGTCTATGAACGTTCGATCTCGCATTTCGTCGAGATGGCACCGATCGTCGGTCTGGATTCCGACGCCGATACCCTGATGACGATCTTTGCCAATATGGAAAGCAGCAACTGCCTGATCGTCACCGAGGGTACGCATTATGCCGGCATTGTCTCGGCCGCGTCGCTGATCAAGGTCATCAATGAGAAGCAGCTCAAAATTGCCCAGGATCAGAATCCGCTGACCGGCCTGCCGGGCAATCGCGCCATTCATAATTTCATGCAGAATGCCGGTCGCGACGGCGACGAGATCAGGCACTTCTGCTATTGCGATTTCGACAATTTCAAGCCGTTCAACGATGCCTACGGCTTCCATCTCGGCGACCATGCCATTTCGCTGTTTGCGGCGCTGATGCGGCGCTACTTTTTCGCCGAGCGCCATTTCCTGGGCCATGTCGGCGGCGACGATTTCTTCATCGGCGTGACGGGTTGGAATGTTGACGAACTGCGCGAGGTTCTGGATCGGCTGCTTACCGATTTCCACGCCGACGTCCTGGAATTCTATTCGGCGGAAGACCGCGCCGCCGGCCGCATCCGCGGGCACGACCGCAGCGGCGCGGAGGCGTTGTTCCCGCTAATGCGTTGCTCCATAGGCATCCTGGCATTGCCCGAAGGGCTGGTCATCGATGATATCAGCCGCGTCAGCACCTCGATTGCCGGCATCAAGGCAAAGGCGAAGGAAGACAAAATCGGCGTGGCATATTTGAGTCTGGGCGAGACGAATTGA
- the betA gene encoding choline dehydrogenase, whose protein sequence is MQADFVIIGSGSAGSAMAYRLSEDGKHSVIVLEFGGSDVGPFIQMPAALAWPMSMSRYNWGYLSEPEPQLNNRRITAPRGKVIGGSSSINGMVYVRGHAEDFNRWEELGANGWAYADVLPYFKRMEHSHGGEEGWRGTDGPLHVRRGDARNPLFHAFIEAGKQAGFEATEDYNGGKQEGFGLMEQTTWAGRRWSAATAYLKPALKRPNVQLIRCLARRVVIENGRATGVEIERSGKIEIVKANREVIVSASSFNSPKLLMLSGIGPAAHLQEMGIEVKVNRPGVGANLQDHMEFYFQQTSLKPVSLYSWLPWYMQGIAGAQWMFFKSGLGTSNQFEACAFVRSAPGVKQPDIQYHFLPVAISYDGKAAAKSHGFQAHVGYNLSKSRGAVTLRSSDPKADPVIRFNYMSHPEDWEKFRHCVRLTREIFGQEAFNEYRGPEIQPGPDVQTDDQIDAFLRHHLESAYHPCGTCKMGSKDDPMAVVDPDTRVIGVDGLRVADSSIFPHITYGNLNGPSIMTGEKAADHILGKPRLARSNQEPWINPRWAVSDR, encoded by the coding sequence ATGCAGGCAGATTTCGTCATCATCGGCTCAGGTTCCGCCGGCTCCGCCATGGCCTATCGGCTGTCGGAAGACGGTAAGCATTCGGTCATCGTATTGGAATTTGGCGGCAGCGATGTTGGACCCTTCATCCAGATGCCGGCGGCGCTTGCCTGGCCGATGAGCATGAGCCGCTACAATTGGGGTTATCTCTCCGAGCCGGAGCCGCAGCTCAACAACCGGCGCATCACGGCGCCGCGCGGCAAGGTCATTGGTGGCTCGTCCTCGATCAACGGCATGGTCTATGTCCGCGGTCACGCGGAGGATTTCAACCGCTGGGAGGAGCTTGGCGCTAATGGCTGGGCCTATGCCGATGTGCTCCCCTATTTCAAGCGGATGGAACATTCGCATGGCGGCGAAGAGGGCTGGCGCGGGACCGACGGCCCCTTGCATGTGCGGCGCGGCGATGCCCGCAATCCGCTGTTCCATGCCTTCATCGAAGCCGGCAAGCAGGCGGGCTTCGAGGCGACCGAAGATTATAACGGCGGCAAGCAGGAAGGCTTCGGCCTGATGGAACAGACCACCTGGGCCGGCCGGCGCTGGTCGGCGGCGACCGCCTATCTGAAGCCGGCGCTGAAGCGGCCGAATGTCCAACTGATCCGTTGCCTCGCCCGCAGGGTGGTGATCGAAAACGGCCGTGCGACAGGCGTCGAAATCGAACGCAGTGGCAAGATCGAGATCGTCAAGGCGAACCGCGAGGTCATCGTCTCGGCCTCCTCCTTCAACTCACCGAAGCTGCTGATGCTCTCCGGCATCGGCCCTGCGGCGCATCTACAGGAGATGGGCATCGAGGTGAAAGTGAACCGGCCGGGCGTCGGCGCCAATCTGCAGGACCACATGGAATTCTATTTCCAGCAGACCAGCCTGAAGCCGGTTTCGCTCTATTCCTGGCTGCCCTGGTACATGCAGGGCATCGCCGGCGCGCAGTGGATGTTCTTCAAATCCGGCCTCGGCACTTCCAACCAGTTCGAAGCCTGTGCCTTCGTGCGATCTGCGCCGGGGGTCAAGCAGCCCGATATCCAATATCACTTCCTGCCGGTCGCCATCAGCTATGACGGCAAGGCGGCGGCGAAGAGCCACGGATTCCAGGCGCATGTCGGCTATAACCTGTCGAAATCGCGGGGTGCCGTGACGTTGCGCTCCTCTGACCCCAAGGCCGATCCCGTCATCCGCTTCAACTATATGAGCCATCCGGAGGATTGGGAAAAATTCCGCCATTGCGTGCGCCTCACACGCGAAATCTTCGGGCAAGAGGCCTTCAACGAATATCGCGGCCCGGAAATCCAGCCAGGCCCAGACGTCCAGACCGATGACCAGATCGACGCCTTTTTGCGCCACCATCTGGAGAGCGCCTATCACCCTTGCGGCACCTGCAAGATGGGCTCGAAGGACGACCCCATGGCCGTGGTCGACCCGGACACCCGCGTCATCGGCGTCGATGGCCTGCGCGTCGCCGACAGCTCGATCTTTCCGCACATCACCTACGGCAATCTCAACGGTCCTTCGATCATGACCGGCGAAAAAGCTGCCGACCATATTCTCGGCAAGCCAAGGCTGGCGCGATCGAATCAGGAGCCGTGGATCAACCCGCGATGGGCGGTGAGCGATCGGTAA
- a CDS encoding NAD(P)H-quinone oxidoreductase, whose amino-acid sequence MHLPSEMRFVDLPSFGAPEVMTIARRPLPVLKDGEILVRVEAAGVNRPDVAQRQGIYPPPKDASPILGLEIAGEVVDVARGVTEFAIGNKVCGLANGGAYAEYCVLPAGQALRFPNGYDAVRAAALPETFFTVWANLFQMVGLTEGESVLIHGGSSGIGTTAIQLAHAFGATVYATAGSKEKCEACEKLGAKRAINYKEEDFAEVIKAETGHGVDAILDMIGAAYFEKNLACLAKDGCLSIIAFLGGAVVEKANLQPIMVKRLTVTGSTMRPRTAEEKRAIRDDLHSQVWPLLDEGTVAPVIYRTFAFEDVVEAHKLMETSNHIGKIMLKLA is encoded by the coding sequence ATGCACTTGCCGTCTGAAATGCGTTTTGTGGATTTGCCATCCTTCGGTGCTCCCGAGGTCATGACGATTGCCCGCAGGCCTCTGCCGGTGCTCAAGGACGGCGAGATCCTCGTTCGCGTCGAGGCGGCCGGCGTCAACAGGCCGGATGTTGCCCAGCGCCAGGGCATTTATCCGCCGCCGAAGGACGCAAGCCCTATCCTTGGCCTGGAAATCGCCGGCGAAGTCGTCGATGTCGCACGTGGCGTCACGGAATTCGCCATCGGCAACAAGGTATGCGGCCTCGCCAATGGCGGCGCCTATGCCGAATATTGCGTTCTCCCGGCCGGCCAGGCGTTGCGCTTTCCAAATGGCTACGACGCCGTTCGCGCGGCGGCGCTGCCCGAGACGTTCTTCACCGTCTGGGCCAATCTTTTCCAGATGGTCGGCCTTACCGAAGGCGAAAGCGTCCTGATCCACGGCGGCTCCAGCGGAATCGGCACGACGGCGATCCAGCTCGCGCACGCTTTCGGCGCCACGGTCTACGCCACCGCCGGCTCGAAGGAGAAATGCGAAGCCTGCGAGAAGCTCGGCGCGAAGCGGGCCATCAACTATAAAGAGGAAGACTTTGCCGAGGTCATCAAGGCGGAAACCGGCCATGGGGTCGATGCCATCCTCGACATGATCGGCGCTGCCTATTTCGAGAAGAATCTGGCTTGCCTCGCCAAGGATGGCTGCCTGTCGATCATCGCCTTCCTTGGCGGCGCGGTGGTCGAGAAGGCCAATCTGCAGCCAATCATGGTCAAGCGCCTGACGGTCACCGGTTCGACCATGCGCCCGCGCACGGCGGAAGAAAAGCGCGCCATCCGCGACGATCTCCACTCCCAGGTCTGGCCGCTGCTTGATGAAGGGACCGTCGCGCCCGTCATTTACCGAACCTTTGCCTTCGAAGACGTCGTCGAGGCGCACAAGCTGATGGAGACCAGCAATCACATCGGCAAGATCATGCTGAAGCTGGCCTGA
- a CDS encoding HdeD family acid-resistance protein, whose protein sequence is MVNVLEEVPPSAVRGKWGWFVALGVFLLICGGIAFGNLFIATVVSVYYVGMLMLIGGVIHLAHAFQVRGWEHILFWVLSGLLYTLAGLLAFANPLLASEALTLFLAVALLIAGTFRVWVGRKVKPEPGWIWIVIGGVVTALAGIAIAVGWPLNSLWVLGLFLAVDLIFQGWTLMAFGFALRQ, encoded by the coding sequence ATGGTCAATGTTCTGGAGGAAGTTCCGCCATCCGCTGTGCGCGGCAAATGGGGATGGTTCGTTGCGCTGGGTGTGTTTCTGCTCATTTGCGGCGGGATCGCATTTGGCAATCTTTTCATCGCGACTGTCGTATCGGTCTATTACGTCGGCATGCTGATGCTGATCGGAGGCGTCATTCACCTGGCGCACGCCTTTCAGGTCCGAGGATGGGAGCATATTCTGTTCTGGGTGCTCAGCGGCCTGCTCTATACGCTCGCTGGTCTTCTTGCCTTCGCCAATCCCTTGCTCGCCTCCGAAGCGCTGACGCTGTTTCTTGCCGTCGCGTTGCTCATAGCCGGCACCTTTCGCGTTTGGGTCGGCCGCAAGGTGAAGCCGGAACCGGGTTGGATATGGATTGTCATCGGCGGGGTGGTGACGGCACTCGCCGGCATTGCCATCGCTGTTGGCTGGCCGCTCAACAGCCTCTGGGTTCTCGGCCTGTTCCTCGCGGTCGACCTTATATTTCAAGGTTGGACGTTGATGGCCTTCGGCTTCGCTCTTAGGCAGTAG
- a CDS encoding chloride channel protein, with protein MPPIYRKSKLLRRSRVFWGSIHLWRPRLVFWTGALAIGVISVGFAKLADLAQRAFAGVISSGEWTSLLPLVMTPLGFVLSAWLAATLFPNSQGSGIPQAIAARHLHHDEDRTKLLSLRLAFGKIVLTILGLFCGASIGREGPTVQVGASFMLAVARFGGMAQAKGLILAGSAAGIAAAFNTPLAGIVFAIEEMSRTYESRANGLVLTAVILSGLAALGLSGSYNYFGTANAAPAALADWALVLICGIGGGALGAAFSGFALYAGIRVRRWAQPQPLKRMLMLAGCCGLVVAAIGVTSGGSTFGTGYDQARGAVEGHALPLLFFVEKLLASFLSMISGIPGGIFAPSLAVGAGFGSTIGTLIGSSIALAAILGMAGYFAGVVQAPMTAFVIILEMTGDHQAVIPIMAVSMIGYVTSRLLSREPLYHGLSRVFIAAAIRARRTIEKEAGEEHAAG; from the coding sequence ATGCCCCCTATCTACCGCAAATCCAAACTCCTCCGCCGTTCTCGTGTTTTCTGGGGTTCGATCCATCTCTGGCGGCCGCGGCTGGTGTTTTGGACTGGGGCTCTGGCGATCGGAGTAATCAGCGTCGGTTTCGCCAAGCTGGCCGACCTGGCGCAGCGCGCCTTTGCCGGAGTGATAAGTTCCGGAGAATGGACCTCTCTGTTGCCGCTCGTCATGACGCCGCTCGGCTTCGTGCTCTCAGCCTGGCTTGCGGCGACACTGTTTCCGAATTCTCAAGGCAGCGGCATTCCGCAGGCGATCGCGGCGCGGCATCTGCATCATGACGAAGACCGCACGAAGCTGCTGTCGCTTCGGCTTGCCTTTGGAAAGATCGTGCTGACCATTCTCGGGCTGTTCTGCGGCGCCTCGATCGGCCGCGAGGGACCGACGGTGCAGGTGGGCGCCTCCTTCATGCTGGCGGTTGCCCGCTTCGGCGGCATGGCGCAGGCCAAAGGCTTGATCTTGGCGGGTTCGGCCGCCGGCATTGCCGCCGCCTTCAACACACCGCTCGCCGGCATCGTCTTCGCCATCGAAGAGATGAGCAGGACCTATGAATCGCGTGCCAATGGTCTGGTACTCACTGCAGTTATCCTCTCCGGCCTTGCCGCCCTCGGTCTCTCCGGCAGCTATAATTATTTCGGCACAGCCAATGCCGCTCCGGCCGCACTTGCGGATTGGGCGCTCGTCCTGATCTGCGGCATCGGCGGCGGCGCGCTTGGGGCAGCTTTCAGCGGTTTTGCGCTATATGCCGGCATACGCGTTCGCCGGTGGGCACAACCGCAGCCTCTCAAGCGCATGCTGATGCTTGCCGGTTGCTGTGGCCTGGTGGTTGCCGCGATCGGCGTCACGTCCGGCGGCAGCACGTTCGGCACCGGCTATGACCAAGCGCGCGGCGCTGTGGAAGGACATGCCCTGCCCCTGCTGTTCTTCGTCGAAAAACTGCTGGCAAGTTTCCTGTCGATGATATCAGGCATTCCAGGCGGCATTTTCGCGCCGTCGCTCGCCGTCGGCGCCGGTTTCGGCAGTACGATCGGCACTCTCATTGGCAGCAGCATCGCATTGGCGGCGATCCTTGGCATGGCGGGCTATTTCGCAGGCGTGGTGCAGGCGCCAATGACGGCCTTCGTCATCATCCTGGAAATGACAGGCGACCATCAGGCCGTCATTCCGATCATGGCGGTGTCGATGATCGGTTATGTCACCTCGCGCCTCCTATCGCGCGAACCGCTCTATCATGGGCTCTCGCGCGTTTTCATCGCCGCGGCGATCCGGGCGCGTCGGACAATCGAGAAAGAAGCTGGCGAAGAGCACGCCGCCGGCTGA